One region of Salvia miltiorrhiza cultivar Shanhuang (shh) chromosome 3, IMPLAD_Smil_shh, whole genome shotgun sequence genomic DNA includes:
- the LOC131018488 gene encoding uncharacterized protein LOC131018488, with translation MEESDGRRQRRKRTGGRGGGGPVAAEESDAGSRGHGSREGRGEQRRGVGRAAAQGGSGARRGDQRRGAGRAAAQGAERRGAGLGSAQGGNGARRGEQGRRGNDGVDESPGGSTQRESPEMGNRRGKFANFEK, from the coding sequence ATGGAGGAATCCGACGGACGCAGGCAGCGGAGGAAGAGGACCGGTGGCCGCGGAGGAGGAGGACCGGTGGCGGCGGAGGAATCCGACGCTGGCAGCAGAGGACACGGCTCCAGGGAGGGGCGGGGCGAGCAGCGGCGCGGCGTGGGACGGGCAGCGGCGCAGGGCGGCAGCGGCGCGAGGCGGGGCGACCAGCGGCGAGGCGCGGGGCGGGCAGCGGCGCAGGGCGCGGAGCGGCGCGGGGCGGGGCTAGGATCGGCGCAGGGCGGCAACGGAGCGAGGCGGGGCGAGCAGGGGCGCAGGGGAAACGACGGCGTGGACGAGTCACCGGGGGGGAGCACGCAGCGGGAGTCGCCGGAAATGGGGAATCGGAGGGGGAAATTTGCGAATTTTGAGAAATAG